A portion of the Bacteroides faecium genome contains these proteins:
- a CDS encoding smalltalk protein, producing MKRTWSMILKVIIAVAGAIAGVIGVQAATM from the coding sequence ATGAAAAGAACTTGGAGTATGATTTTGAAAGTGATTATTGCTGTTGCCGGTGCAATCGCCGGAGTGATTGGTGTACAGGCGGCAACGATGTAA
- a CDS encoding HU family DNA-binding protein — MSVIYKVITRPTDPRVPNSPKRFFPHLITLGQSVNLRYLAEKMKDRSSLSVGDIKSVIQNFVDKMKEQLLEGKSVNIEGLGVFMLAARSKGADLAKDITAKSVESVRIFFQANKELRVTKTATRADEKLDLISLDEYLKKISVAVAPGNPDDGGDEGGGNEGGDDGETPDPAA; from the coding sequence CTAATTCTCCCAAGAGATTTTTTCCGCATCTGATTACTTTAGGCCAGTCTGTCAATTTGAGATATCTCGCTGAGAAGATGAAGGATCGTTCTTCTCTTTCTGTCGGTGATATCAAAAGTGTGATTCAGAACTTCGTGGATAAGATGAAGGAACAGTTGCTGGAAGGTAAATCGGTGAATATCGAAGGGTTAGGAGTGTTTATGTTGGCTGCCCGTTCGAAAGGTGCGGATCTAGCGAAGGATATCACTGCTAAAAGTGTGGAGAGTGTTCGTATCTTTTTTCAAGCGAATAAGGAACTGCGTGTCACAAAGACTGCAACACGGGCAGATGAGAAGCTGGACTTGATCAGTCTGGATGAATATCTGAAGAAAATCAGTGTTGCTGTAGCACCGGGAAATCCGGATGATGGCGGTGATGAAGGTGGCGGCAACGAAGGGGGAGATGACGGAGAAACGCCTGATCCGGCCGCTTGA